The genomic interval ACCTTGGCCTTCACGCCCACCAGGCTGCCCGCGCCGCCCGCCATGCTGCCCGCGCCGCCCTCGCAGGTGCGCCAGAACTACCACCCTGACTGCGAGGCCGCCGTCAATAGCCATTTCACCCTGGAGCTCCACGCCTCCTTCGTGTGCCTGGCCGTGGCCTTTTACCTCGACCGCGACGACGTCGCCTTGAAGCACTTCACCGGGTTCTTCCTGCGCCGCTCCCACGAGCACAGCGAGCGGGCCCAGGGCCTGATGCGCCTGCAGAACCAGCGCGGGGGCCGCCTCCACTTCCAAGACATCAGGAAGCCAGCCAGTGACGAGTGGAAGAGCGGCCTCAAGGCCATGTGGTACACCTTGTGCCTGGAGAAGCTCGTGAACCGGAGCCTGCTCGACCTGCACCAGCTGGCCACCGACAAGAGCGACCCCCACCTGCGTCTCTTCCTGGCAACTCACTATCTCGGCCAGCAGGTGGCGTTCATCAGAGAGCTGGAGGGTCATGTCACCACCCTGAGCATGATGGGGGCCCCGGACGCCGACCTGGCAGGGTACCTCTTTGACAAGCTCACCCTGGGCGACAGCGACCAGAAGAACTGAGCCTGGACTTCCCCAGAGCCACGGGGTGACCAGAGCCCTGGTCACCGTGCCTGCCATGCAGACGGCAATAGTGCCCTTGCAGAAGAAGTTCActtaagtttttttcttccagtttttctgtttcttccaataAAGTTATTGGCTCATAAGTAAAGGTCTCTGGTTGATTCATGTGGGCAAATCgctcactttttaaaacaggTATCCAGGAGGCTCTCCCCCCACCCATGCCCCACCCATAGGCAGCTCAGGATCtccacagagggagggagaaggcgTTCCATGGGGCCCTGGAAAACACAGAATCCATCTTCCCCTTTTAAacagtgtgtgtggggtggggtgagatgggtgGTCTGGGGCCctaatgggtgggtgggtggtgtcTACGGGTGCCTATATATggtaaagatataaaagaatatgGTCTAGAATTCATCACAGTAGTTGCCTCTGGGGAAGAAGTGAAGGGAATGGGCAGGGATTAAAAGAAAGGGGATCTTCAGCATTATCTGATGTATCTTAGTTCAATGAATTATGCAAATGTTAATGGTTGTTGATTCTCGGTAGCAAGCTGGGGGCCCTGGAAGCCAACATGTCAGAGTCTGTTGTTGACAAGCACACCCTGGGCTACAGTGATAATGGGGAAGGAGCCTTGGGCTGTCATCCCCATAGCCAGGGGCTGAccaactaaaataataataatggcactTTGCAAGTCCAAGTCTTCTTATTTAcattcttgtattttatttgtataagaACCTGAAGAagtaagaaggataggtgttatcagTGAGAAAAAGGTAGGCCACACAGGTAAGAAGTAGCAACGTGGAATGTGGACATGAACATAGATCTTCTGATgccatatttgtgtgtgtgtgtgtgtgttaccccACAGGTTAACAATGGGTTAAGAAAGATTGTGTGGGTAGACTGGGAATCCAGCCAGATAACCAGCCCCAGAAGGGAGGGAAATCCCCGACACTCTTAAAAGACAGCCCTGATCACTGCAGTCTCTCCTCTAATTACAGGTGTGCCTTCCGGCCTAGGGTGGGAATGGCTGCTAAACCTCAGCCAAAATCCTTCTCATAGGAAAGAAGTCTTCAGAATCGGCCACCGAATGCATAAGAGGTAGCAGGGCACCTCACAGGAAGGCAGTCACCACCTATACACGTGAATCCCTCTGTTCAGGCTCTCTCCCTCACACAGGCCGCGACACTGCTACCAGAGTTGGCCCTGAATACCCGGAAAGACCTTGGGACTGGAAATCCCCAGAGAGTGCATCTTTgcctgtggtggcttctcttcagGCACAAAAGGTGAGGGGAGTGGCTGCAAAACACACATGTTCTGCCTGCAAATTCACCTCATCTGGACTGAGAAACCCTGTATTTTTGCTATGCGTGGGGTACTGTAATCTATATACCAAAGCACTGCCTGTCATGGGCTCTTCACCTGGATTCTAAAGCTGACTCCAGTCTTGGGCGCCGGGCCCCCCTTTTTATCCcatcttttccttttgtgtgaTTCAGAGGGACTCCCCGGGATAATGCAGAGAAGTCTACTTAGAGCTACATCCTCTTATTTTACCTGGAAAAGAAGGATTTCCTCACCTGCAAGACTCAAAGAGACTTGTGATTATAACACTCCAGTGCCTATTACAAGCCACTACTTGTAGTGTCACATTTCACAGCTTTTCTTTAAGAATCCCTGGCAGGGAAGTTTAAGTGTGGTGGCAGCTCAATTGTTTCTCTCCTTGTTCTTCTACAAGACAAAAGTGAACATTCTAAATCCCCCTTTTCCTAGTTCAGTTTTGGGGTCCACAGTCTTTTGAACATGTGTGGCAGTGATGGAAAGAAGTAAGAAACATTCAGACTAATGGAGTTTGCCCCGTTGTACTTTACAACATCTTGACTTTGTCCATCACTGTAAGTCTCCTTATTTTCCCATCCTCCCCTGCCTGCCGTATACCTCTCAAAAGGGGTGAGCAAACTTCTGGTGGGTGTGTCACCTTCCTGCATACTCACAGCCTTCCCGACTCCTTGATAACCTGACTTTCAAGACATGGGAGTGAGTTGTGACTTGGTCTTCCAGCCCTGGAAAATACCACCCTGAGATGCACAGCTGGATGGTTGTCAGTCATTGGCCGTGCTCTGTTGCTTGGGGGAATAATGTCTGAAATAGTGGCTGTTGCTATGGGTACCAGAGTCTCAGGCAATGATAATATCAGGACAGACTGAgggaaaatgataataaaattgataacttcATCTCAGGCTCAAACACGGATTCAGATTAACTGTGTTGAATAATTTacctctgggggaaaaaatcctcACTCTATCACAAAAGGAAATTTCTTAATAGATGGTTGTCACTGACAAATTGTACTTCATtttccagaaaaaggaaaagtatttttttccctcagaaatgTGTGACAAGCAGTACAAAGCACCCATTAATTTCTCCTGAATCATCTCTACTCTTGAAATTTGTTctacatttctgatttttaaattctcctttaattttttttcatttgccagCAATTCCAGTTTCTTTTCACAAGCCCAAGAGACATATCTAATCAAGTATTCAGGAAAGGAAGGCATTACCACTAATCTTGGAAGTGATACTATGCttcaggttttaaaataaaaatttttattacagattttttttttgcagtcctGAGTTCATCTTCAGAGGGATATTGATGGAGAATATGCTTCAGGAAAGCTGAAGTGAAGGGTGAAATGAGGGTGATTAGAAAAGCATTAGGACTcctaaaaagtaaagaaatgtatGCCTTGATTCATTTAGTCAAGAAGGATGTAAGAGTGGAATAAGTTACAGTGAGAAAGCAAAGTAGTAAGGGCTAACATAATAATTGTGTATCAGTTTGGATTGGGTTTGGTTATGAGTAACTGAGATCAGAAAAGCAgtggctttaagaaaaaaaaagaaaaacaaaaaaagcgtTTCCTCTCCCATATGTAAAACAAGTATGGAGGAAAACAGTTCGGGCTGCTGAGGAAATTCCTTCCATTTCATTTCACTCATTCCAAGAggtgcattttttttcacattttcacatctttaaaattGGGATACATCTTACAGTCACTGTTGGCTACAGCTGTCATTGCCTGAGCAAGCACATCAAGACTCAATGGAGTGGTCTCACTAGCTAGGAACAAACTTCTAGCAACATTAGAAGAGTACTCAAGAAATTCTGCATCACCAACACTCTTGATGGTACAGAGGACAATATTAAGAGATACCAATATTATTAAGAGATACTGAGTACAAAAGTGATTAGAAGagttgaaatttgttttatttaaatcatttgtttatctattccagctctactgagatataattgacatataacattgtgtaagtttaaggtgtacaacatgatgacttgatacacatatatattgtgaaatgattaccatagtgaagttagttaacacatccttcacctcacataattacctttttggggggtggtgagaacatttaagatttacttgaaaccatcgacaaaacagaaagacaacctactgaatgggagaaaatatttgcaaatgatatgaccaaaaggggttaatatccaaaatatataaacagctcatacaactcaatataaaaaaaaacataaaacctgattctaaaatgggtagaagacctgaatagacatttttccaaagaagacatacagatggctgacaggcacatgaaaagatgctcagcatcactaattagagaaatgcaaatcaaaaccacaatgatctCAAAGCCACAatgatcacctcacacctatcagaatggctcttatcaaaaagtctacaaatagcaaacgttggcaaggatgtagagaaaagggagccctcatacactgttggcaggaatgtaaattggtgcagccactatggaaagcagtaggcaggttcctcaaaaaactaaaaatagaactactatatgatccagcaattccactcctgggtatatatccagacaacaacacaaacactaatttgaaaagatacatgcacccccaatgttcatagcagcgttatttacaatagccaagatatggaagcaacccaaatgcctatcaccagatcaatggataaagaagatgtgagatataaatatatatatatggaatattactcagccataaaaaagaatgaaattttgcatgtgcaacaacatggatggacttggagggcattatgcttagagacagaagtcagagaaagacaaatactgtatgttatcacttatatgtggaatctaaaaatataaaacaaatgtatataacaatagaaacaaactcacagatacagagaagaaactagtggttaccagtggggagagggaaacggggaggggcaagataggggtagggaatgaagagatacaaactactatggaTACAACAgacaagcaacaaggatatattaaacaacacagggaactacagccattattttataataactttaaatggagtataagctcTAAAAATAttgatcactatgttgtacacctgaaacttatataatattgtaaatcgactatacttcaataaaagaaacattttttaaaagatttactctcttagcaactttcaagtatataatacaatattattaactatagtcaccatgctgtagattagatccccagaacttatctTATGACTGAacatttgtaccctttgaccaatatctccccatttcccccaacccccagccctgggcaaccaccattctactctctatttctatgagtatggcttttttagattccacatataagtgagatcacatagaatttatcttttctgtctgacttatttcacttagcataatgtcttcaaggtccatccttgttgcaaatggcatgattcccttccttttttccactgcacatataccacattttctttatccatgcatctgtcaatggacgttcAGTTTGTTTctatgccttggctattgtgaataatgctataaacacgggggtgcagatatcttagAAGAGTTGAAATTTGAATCTAGAGAAGTTCTATCAGTGCCTTAAACAATTAATTTAGTgcatagtttccttttcttgtgtatGCACAAGAGTGATCTAATGACAAAAAAATTCAGTCTAAATAAGTGTAAAAGAGATCTTTTAATAAGTATAAATTGAAAAATCTATGAAAAATCCAATGGATAAGAAAAGGTTGTGTCTTACTTTAATTGGtagcattttctttgtttctttgtggttCATAAAATAATGGTGAGCCTTAAAATTGACATGTTTGATttgataaaatacattattttgttgTTCCACTGTACAGGGGCTTCTGGTCTTAAGCTGTATTTTCCAATATGGCTACTGGAGCTCCAACTACTTACACCAGCAtaccaggaagaagaaagaatagatagatagatagatagaatataGATAGGAGTGGGGGAAGATAGGGACCTTTGctaggaggagggaaaagataataaatctgGGTGCCATGAATGGAGGGTTGATCTTTGAGTTAAAGGGTGGCAGCTTACTGTGATTTCCGATTCAGGGGAACACTGTCATGggaacatttattttccttcaaaatcaGAGGATCCAATAGAAAGGACCAGGCCACATTCACCTGCAGATGCGTTTTGTTtgaactaataatttttaaaataatttttcaatgttGGAATAAGTTTAGATTTACATAAATGTTGCAAAGATAGCACAGACAGTTTCTGTAtatccttcacccagtttcctctGTTAACGTCTTACATAACCATGgtgcatttgttaaaaataagaaattaaaactagCACATTACGATGAACTAAACTCCACAGTATATTCAGACTTCACCAATTTTTCCACTGAAGTCCCTTTTCTGTTCTGGGTtccaatccaggataccacattgcatttaatgTCATGTCTCCTTGGCCTCCCCtgtctcagtctttccttgtttttcacgACCTTGagagttttgaagagtactgggcAAGTATTTTATAGAACGTTTACCAACCTGGGTTTGTCTGAAGTTTTCTCCTGATTAGACTGGGTTATGGGTTTGGGCTAAGAATACCACAAAGATGATGTGctcttctcatcacatcatatcaggaGGTACATGCTATACACATGACTTATCACtggtgatgttgaccttgatcacttggttgaGGTGGGGTCTGCCAGCTTTCTCCCctgaaaagttaatatttttccctttctattctCTACTCTTTAGAAGCCAGTCACTAAGTCCAGTTCAACCTCAAGGGATGGGGAGGAGAAATTAAGTACCACCTCCTGGATGGTGAGAATATCTACCTGtaatatttgaaattcttctgaaaagaaaacttGTAGCTTCTCTgccatttatgtatttattcagtcatttattgtatttatacCAGTATGAACTCAGACATATTTACTTcctactttgggttataatccaatactactttatctATTTAGTTGCTCAAGTTCTTCCAGATTTGGTCATTGGGAACTCTTTCAGTTGGTTCTTGCGTCCCTTTGACATTCTCCCATcactctgtgcatgtgtgtgtgtgtacgtgtgtgtgtgtgtgcgtgtgtgtgtgtgcgtgtgtgtgtgtgtgtgtgtgtatgtgtgtgtagtacttcctttctggcactacaagatgctccaagCTCATGATGTAttttctctgccccagccctagaatcagccacttctccaaggagtCCCAGTTCCTTTAATTGGATAAATCGTATTTAGAAACTAAGATCTTGGCAAACTAGTGAGTTTTTAACTGGAAGAATTCTCATAAAATTCtatatttctggcttctcttaaaaatattaactgtctGGCCACACTGGGCCCTGTCCCATGGGAACGTTCATATGGAACTGAGTTTCAGTGGCCATCTTAATGTAATTACATTCTCCAATTCACCACAGAAAATGCCATCCAAGCAATGCAATTTGGGTACCCAAATGCACCTcttcattaatttaaattacCCACTGGGCCCTGCTGGTACTCACTTTTGTACTGTTGTTCTTAGATTCTGTCTCAAGCACCATGGAGAGTGCAGGAGTCAGTAACTTGAAATGGATCTTCTGCCCTAGAAAAAGGATGGTCCCTGTCCCTTTGGTTGATGTGCCCCTGTGTCTCTGGGCCTCTAATGGTATTTGGGAGATGAAACTTGGATCACTGGGTTGTCTGTTTCCTTGCTGCTTAGAAGTCAAAAGAGCTCAGCTGACAGCTTCATCTACAGGTGTCTCTGTCAGTTTCTTGTCCCCTTGTTGGCCAAAGCACTCAACTGCTTTTACCTTCCGTTATCACTTTATATCATGATGAGAAATTACCTTGATGCTTGTGTAGACTTCAACTGCATCACCAGGCAGGATATACGAAATGTCACAGACCAAAAGGCTCACAGATCAAACTAAGATGGCTTGGATCACACTGTTTACTGAATGATTAAGAACAGTGAGAatcaagggggtggggagagagggagagagggaaagagggagggggagagaggaggggcagggagagagggagagagggggggagggagggagggagggagggcacgAGCGAGCCCAATGGAAGGACCATACAGCCTGAATCCTATATCATGCAATGTTCACATGTCCATTCTCTGCTGCTTTAGCTTTCCCCACTTCATATGATTATAAAGACCAGGGATGAAGATATGTAGAGCCAATATACACCAGTTCTGTCAGACAGCAAGGTGCAAGTACTCCTAGTGTATAGGGCAGAGGACATATGGGACCAAAATTGGTGTCCCCAATGGGTGGCTGATCTAAGGATGTGACAACTGTCATGAATACTTGGTGTCTACTTGGTCCTTCCATCCCTTCCTATTCAGAACACATATATTCTGCTGACTTTATCCATGTCTAATATATCTCACAAGAATTATCTATACTTAGTTTTGTCTAACctccttatttgtttttcttctctattgCACAGTATTCTTAATTCTAAAATTCTTGCTTAAATAAACAGTGAACAAACATGTCCCTATACAAGCAACTTCTAATCTGTTCTTCAGAGATGAACTGGCCCAGAGAGGTGTCATGAATGTTTTGCTGGGTACTGTTAGGTTGGTTCCTGTCCTGGCTCTGTTGACTGGAATCTTTGTTGCCCACCTTGATGATCATCTGGAAACCCTCTCAGGAGCATATCCAGCTCACAATAAAGGGACTCATGACCCCATTTTCTTTAAGGATCTTGATTCCATAGCCCCTTAGCCTCCAATGCCTTGAAGAAATCATTCTCTTCAGCAAtctggaaaggagaggaaaaaaaagtcttcctaAAAAAAAGATATCCCTGCCTAATTGCCCCACCTCTGTACAGGTCTGATATCTGTAGTGGACTAGGTCCAGGAGGCTCTTGGAAGAAGAAAGATGGGGGCAGAAAGTTGATTTCCTAAGCTAAGagtaaatggaaaggaaaggaaaatataggagagggaggaacactcccaaactcattctatgaggccaccatcaccctgataccaaaaccagacaaagatgtcacaaagaaagaaaactacaggccaatatcactgatgaacatagatgcaaaaatcctcaacaaaatactagcaaacagaatccaacagcacattaaaacgatcatacaccatgaccaagtggggtttatcacagaaatgcaaggattcttcaatatatgcaaatcaatcaatgcaataaaccatattaacaaactgaaggataaaaaccatatgatcatctcaacagatgcagaaaaagctttcgacaaaattcaacacccatttatgataaaaaccctccagaaaataggcatagagggaactttcctcaacataataaaggccatgtatgacaaacccacagccaacattgttcccaatggtgaaaaactgaaaccatgtcctctaagatcaggaataagacaaggttgtccactctcaccactactattcaacgtagttttggaagttttagccacagcaatcagagaagaaaaagaaataaaaggaatccaaatcagaaaagaagtaaagctgtcactgtctgcagatgacatgataccatacatagagaatcctaaagatgctaccagaaaactactagggctaatcaatgaatttggtaaagtagcaggatacaaaattaatgcacagaaatctcttgcattcctatacactaatgatgaaaaatctgaaagagaaattaaggaaacactcccatttaccactgcaacaaaaagaataaaatacctaggaataaacctacctaaggaggcaaaagacctgcatgcagaaaactataagacagtgatgaaagaaattaaagatgatacaaacagatggagagatatatcatgttcttggattggaagaatcaacactgtgaaaataactatactacttaaagcaatctacagattcagtacaatccctatcaaactaccactggcatttttcacggaactagaacaataaatttcacaatttgtatggaaacacaaaagacccctgaatagccaaagcaatcttgagaaagaaaaacggagctggaggaatcagactcccagacttcagactatactacaaagctacagtaatcaagacagtatggtactggcacaaaaacagaaatatagatcagtggaacagtatagaaagcccagacataaacccacgcacatatggtcaccttatctttgataaaggaggcaagaatatacaatggagaaaagacagcctcttcaataagtggtgctgggaaaactggacagctacatgtaaaagaatgaaattagaacactccctaacaccatacacaaaaataaactcaaaatggattaaagacctaaatgtaaggccagacactatcaaactcttagaggaaaacataggcagaacactctatgacataaatcacagcaagatcctttttgacccagctccaagagaaatggaaataaaaacaaaaataaacaaatgggacctaatgaaacttaaaagcttttgcacagcaaaggaaactgtaaacaagacataaagacaaccctcagaatgggagaaaatatttgcaaatgaagcaactgacaaaggattaatctccaaaatttacaagcagctcatgcagctcaatatcaaaaaaacaaacaacccaatccaaaattgggcagaagacctaaacagacatttctccaaagaagatatacagattgccagcaaacacatgaaaggatgttcaacatcactaatcattagagaaatgcaaatcaaaactacaatgaggtatcacctcacaccagtcagaatggccatcatcaaaaaatctacaaacaataaatcctggagagggtgtggagaaaagggaaccctcttgcactgttggtgggaaggtaaattggtacagccactatggagaacagtatggaggttccttaaaaaactacaaatagaactaccatatgacccagcaatcccactactgggcatataccctgagaaaaccataattcaaaaagagtcatgtaccaaaatgttcattgcagctctatttacaatagccaggacatggaagcaacctaagtgtccatcatcggatgaatggataaagaagatgtggcacatatatacaatggaatattactcagccataaaaagaaacgaagttgagttatttgtagtgaggtggatggacctagagtctgtcctacagagtgaagtaagtcagaaagagaaaaacaaataccgcatgctaacacatatatatggaatctaaaaaaaaatggttctgaagaacctaggggcaggacaggaataaagacgcagacatagagaatggacttgaggacgtggggagggggcagggtaagctgggacgaagtgagagagtagcattgacatatacacactaccaaatgtaaaatagctagtgggaagcagccgcatagcacagggagatcagctcggtgctttgcaaccacctagaggggtgggatagggagggtgggagggggacgcaagagggaggagatatggggatatatgtatatgtatagatgattcactttgttataaagcagaaactaacacaccattttaaagcaattatactccaataaagacttaaaaaaaaagagtaaatggaaAGGGAAGATATGGCTACATGGGGTGCAGACATGGATGCAGGGAGTTTCAAGAAGCCATTGGACGTTCACTGAATAGCTATTTatgagaacaaagaaagaaggcAACATGGGACTGGTTAACTGTAGTCCTGAATATGCAGTATTAAGCCGTcactaaaattacattttctcagGCAACTTTGGTCTTGCCCATTAGGAGAGGAGATTAGGAGATTAGGAGAGTGGCTTAAGGCCAATAAATCCAGAGACCAATGAAGAGCAAAAAATCTCATCCGAGCTCTCAGAAATGGGAATAACCAGAAACGTATCTTTCTGGTACTCTGGTGAAGACATGCTGTGGGCTTCACAACCAAGCAGCTGAGCTACCTTCTCTAACAATTTGTTCTGGAAGGATCTTTTCTTTATAAACAGAATTACCTCCGTGATCAGAGAGAACCTCCACTTTGTCATCTGAACGCTCCCAAGACGGACCTactaaaaaaggtaaaaaagaagaCTGGGGGCCTGAAGTGTTTGGGATCTGTCCCCACTCTGGAGAGTCCTTTGGCAAGCCTCCTTGCTTAGAAACAATCCAAGATACAGCAGACCTTAAATGCAGAATTGCTGCTAGCATAGGGGAGCTCAGTGATGCCAGGGCAGGACTCCTGGTGACACAGTTAACAACAGACCCAGGGGCCTTGGGAAAGGGCTGCTATGGCACTGGATTAACTGGATTCCAGGGAGCCTCTGATATTTGCAGGGACACCCACACTAGGGTTTCACTGTTACCTGTCAACCTACATCTTATTGGAAATAACGATGTTACAAGAAGGGGGTTTG from Balaenoptera musculus isolate JJ_BM4_2016_0621 chromosome X, mBalMus1.pri.v3, whole genome shotgun sequence carries:
- the LOC118888737 gene encoding ferritin heavy chain-like; translation: MLPAPPSQVRQNYHPDCEAAVNSHFTLELHASFVCLAVAFYLDRDDVALKHFTGFFLRRSHEHSERAQGLMRLQNQRGGRLHFQDIRKPASDEWKSGLKAMWYTLCLEKLVNRSLLDLHQLATDKSDPHLRLFLATHYLGQQVAFIRELEGHVTTLSMMGAPDADLAGYLFDKLTLGDSDQKN